Proteins encoded in a region of the Sphingomonas sp. HMP9 genome:
- a CDS encoding TonB-dependent receptor — protein MPVLNVRRIDHATDVKQALRRILAGTRLRAVQVDPTTWRIEALLAKPPPTRARPATDAGVLATGDIVVIASKRDERLSDLPASISIAGGQALGRLAGRRGLTDVMATTDGAFSTNLGPGRDRIFLRGVADSAFNGTSQSLVSLYLDDARIGYSSPDPDLRLVDVDRIEVLRGPQGTLYGTGALGGVVRVVTAVPDLDRLAGTVAVEGSGINNGAVGGAVEGMLNLPIVTGKVVLRTSGWVETMPGWIDDTGRDRRDVNRTRRTGGRAALRWAIGSGWSATLSGVAQRIDARDSQYATNGLSRATGIAEPQDNDFTSAALTLRGPIGKLEAQATTAYVDQEFGSTYDASILALTLGVAAPVAYAEDRSARLLSQEVRLSDPTARHPWIIGATILHSTSLLDGRFTSVLGNAIAARRDEEDVTDLALFSEGTQRLSSALDFKLGLRAFSTSSHLEQQAPGRVKANRIGVTPSGTLSWHRDDLGLVWLRYASAVRPAGISRTANPANARIPGDELLSLELGWRLRVAGDRLAVHGALFGSAWQHLRSDTVGADGLLGTVDAGNAVNYGIELGGVLTLSQTMIDFGTTLQRAQLTSPSSNTSLDRDDRRLPVVPDISARLAATRNLVVFGLPATLYAAARYTGRTRLSFDPLLDRPAGNYATIDTGATIDRGAWRWSITITNLLDGRGNSFGFGNPFTLATSNQTVPIRPRAMTLRLSVGL, from the coding sequence TTGCCCGTTCTGAACGTCCGCCGCATCGACCACGCGACCGATGTCAAGCAGGCCCTGCGCCGGATACTGGCTGGAACCAGGCTGCGCGCGGTGCAGGTGGATCCGACCACGTGGCGGATCGAAGCCCTGCTGGCAAAACCGCCCCCCACGCGCGCACGGCCGGCCACGGACGCCGGAGTGCTCGCGACGGGCGATATCGTCGTCATCGCCAGCAAGCGCGACGAACGATTGTCCGATCTTCCCGCGTCGATCAGCATCGCCGGGGGACAGGCGCTCGGTCGACTGGCCGGGCGGCGTGGGTTGACCGACGTGATGGCGACCACGGACGGTGCCTTCTCCACGAACCTCGGCCCGGGCCGCGACCGGATCTTCCTTCGCGGCGTCGCCGACAGCGCGTTCAACGGCACGAGCCAGTCGCTCGTCAGCCTGTATCTCGACGATGCGCGGATCGGCTATTCCTCGCCCGATCCCGACCTGAGGCTCGTCGATGTCGACCGGATCGAGGTTTTGCGCGGACCGCAGGGCACGCTCTACGGCACTGGTGCGCTCGGCGGGGTGGTTCGTGTCGTGACCGCCGTGCCGGACCTCGATCGCCTTGCGGGCACCGTCGCCGTCGAGGGATCGGGCATCAACAACGGCGCCGTCGGTGGCGCGGTCGAGGGAATGCTCAACCTGCCGATCGTCACCGGCAAGGTCGTGCTGCGAACCTCGGGCTGGGTCGAGACGATGCCCGGCTGGATCGACGATACCGGGCGCGATCGACGCGACGTGAACCGTACGCGGCGAACCGGCGGCCGTGCGGCGCTGCGATGGGCGATCGGCAGCGGATGGTCCGCGACCCTGAGCGGCGTCGCGCAGCGGATCGACGCGCGTGACAGCCAGTACGCGACTAATGGCCTGTCGCGCGCCACCGGGATCGCCGAACCGCAGGACAACGACTTCACATCGGCAGCGCTTACCCTGCGCGGCCCGATCGGCAAGCTCGAGGCGCAGGCCACGACGGCGTATGTCGACCAGGAGTTCGGCAGTACCTACGATGCCAGCATCCTGGCGCTGACCCTCGGCGTCGCCGCGCCCGTCGCCTATGCCGAGGATCGTTCGGCGCGCCTGCTGTCGCAAGAGGTGCGGCTTAGCGATCCGACCGCGCGGCATCCGTGGATCATCGGCGCGACCATCCTGCATTCGACGAGCCTGCTCGACGGCCGCTTCACGTCGGTCCTCGGCAACGCGATCGCCGCGCGGCGCGACGAGGAGGACGTCACCGACCTTGCGCTGTTCAGCGAGGGGACGCAGCGTCTGAGCAGCGCGCTCGATTTCAAGCTGGGGCTGCGCGCCTTCTCGACCTCGAGCCATCTCGAACAACAGGCGCCCGGTCGGGTGAAGGCCAATCGGATCGGCGTGACCCCGAGTGGCACGCTCAGCTGGCACCGCGACGACCTGGGTCTCGTCTGGCTACGCTATGCGAGCGCGGTACGCCCCGCCGGGATCAGTCGTACCGCGAACCCGGCCAATGCCCGGATACCCGGTGACGAACTCCTGAGCCTGGAGCTTGGCTGGCGGCTGCGGGTCGCGGGAGACCGGCTGGCTGTGCACGGCGCGCTGTTCGGGTCCGCGTGGCAGCATCTGCGCAGCGATACCGTCGGCGCCGACGGGCTGCTCGGTACCGTCGATGCCGGTAACGCGGTGAACTACGGGATCGAACTCGGTGGAGTCCTGACGCTGTCGCAGACCATGATCGATTTCGGCACGACCCTGCAACGTGCGCAGCTGACATCCCCGTCGTCGAACACCAGCCTCGACCGCGACGACCGACGGCTGCCCGTGGTGCCCGACATATCGGCGCGACTGGCGGCAACGCGAAACCTCGTCGTGTTCGGCTTACCGGCGACGCTCTACGCGGCCGCGCGCTATACCGGCCGTACGCGCCTGAGCTTCGACCCGCTGCTCGATCGACCCGCGGGGAATTACGCGACGATCGATACCGGTGCGACGATCGACCGCGGCGCGTGGCGATGGTCGATCACTATCACCAATTTGCTCGACGGCCGCGGCAACAGCTTCGGCTTCGGCAACCCGTTCACGCTGGCCACCAGCAACCAGACGGTTCCGATCCGGCCAAGGGCCATGACCCTGCGGCTTTCCGTCGGACTGTGA
- a CDS encoding FecR family protein, producing the protein MSDTHSAIDTAARWHARLDAPDMDWDGFGQWLALDPLHRAAYDDVALLDAEIAQAALAITARLPANDDSANAAGAIPRSGRWRLAAIGTSGALAAGLALLLVAPSGDDAAQAYETGRTETRSVTLADGSGMQIDRGSHVSVSGGDSPVIEIGRGAANFTVRHDPSRVLLVRAAGYEIRDMGTRFDVVSARGRVAVTVAEGSVSVTPVGGAPSDATTVHGGQILDIVPAKQIAERRPVDPARVSDWTDGRLDYDGAPLSLVVADIARYADSPLTVDPSAANLRFSGVLTIGDGSRLVEQLRAVLPIRTRRIDGVVHLGAAGAR; encoded by the coding sequence ATGAGTGATACGCACTCTGCAATCGACACGGCGGCGCGTTGGCATGCGCGTCTGGACGCGCCCGACATGGATTGGGACGGGTTCGGCCAGTGGCTTGCGCTCGATCCTTTGCACCGCGCCGCCTATGATGACGTCGCGCTGCTCGACGCGGAGATCGCGCAAGCTGCACTCGCGATCACGGCTCGTCTGCCCGCCAACGACGATTCAGCGAACGCCGCTGGTGCCATCCCGCGTTCCGGTCGGTGGCGCTTGGCAGCGATCGGGACCAGTGGTGCGCTGGCGGCCGGGCTGGCGTTGTTGCTCGTGGCACCGTCGGGTGACGATGCGGCGCAAGCGTATGAGACGGGTCGAACCGAAACCCGATCGGTCACGCTCGCCGATGGCAGCGGGATGCAGATCGACCGCGGATCGCACGTTTCGGTCAGCGGCGGTGATAGCCCGGTCATCGAGATCGGCCGGGGCGCGGCGAATTTTACCGTGCGCCACGATCCATCGCGCGTGCTGCTGGTCCGCGCAGCAGGGTACGAGATCCGCGACATGGGGACGCGGTTCGACGTCGTCAGCGCGCGGGGCCGCGTTGCCGTCACGGTCGCAGAGGGCAGCGTCAGCGTCACGCCGGTCGGCGGTGCGCCATCCGATGCGACGACGGTGCACGGCGGACAGATACTGGACATCGTCCCTGCCAAGCAGATCGCCGAGCGGCGACCGGTCGATCCGGCGCGTGTATCCGATTGGACCGATGGTCGGCTCGATTACGACGGCGCGCCATTGTCGCTGGTTGTCGCCGACATAGCGCGGTATGCCGACAGCCCGTTGACGGTCGATCCGTCGGCCGCGAACCTGCGCTTTTCCGGGGTGTTGACGATTGGTGATGGATCGCGGCTCGTCGAGCAGCTTCGGGCGGTCCTGCCGATACGCACTCGTCGAATTGACGGCGTCGTGCATCTTGGTGCCGCCGGCGCACGCTGA
- a CDS encoding RNA polymerase sigma factor, giving the protein MLAANRNQLVRFFTGRTGSVAEAEDVVQEIWLHVGEPSLERKTQGSPGQAAGPIANPLAYLHRVGMNIVLDRVRANGRRQRRDSGYVEATTAIVGTEAVDDAPSAFDTVAGRERIDRLAAALSGPPEGAMRVFRRHRIDGVSHADIAAEFGISRSAVEKHVAVALRHLRKALDE; this is encoded by the coding sequence GTGCTCGCGGCGAACCGCAACCAGCTCGTCCGGTTCTTCACCGGGCGGACCGGCAGCGTCGCGGAAGCGGAAGACGTCGTCCAGGAGATTTGGCTGCACGTGGGTGAGCCTTCACTCGAACGCAAAACGCAAGGCTCGCCGGGACAGGCGGCCGGACCGATCGCCAACCCGCTGGCCTATCTGCACCGCGTCGGCATGAACATCGTGCTCGACCGGGTCCGTGCAAACGGTCGCCGCCAGCGTCGGGACTCGGGCTATGTCGAGGCGACGACGGCGATCGTCGGCACGGAAGCGGTCGATGACGCCCCCTCCGCATTCGACACGGTGGCCGGGCGCGAACGGATCGATCGTCTGGCAGCCGCGCTGTCCGGGCCACCCGAAGGCGCCATGCGCGTCTTTCGTCGTCACCGGATCGACGGCGTGTCGCATGCCGACATCGCCGCCGAGTTCGGTATCTCGCGCAGTGCCGTCGAAAAGCACGTCGCGGTGGCCCTTCGGCATTTGCGAAAGGCGCTCGATGAATGA
- a CDS encoding glycosyltransferase: MKIVDVCAFYTPSGGGVRTYVDRKLVAFADRGHEMVVVAPGERDGEERRGPNARIRWIRSPRFPLDRSYRYFSDRPALHRVLDEEDPDLVEVSSPWRSASMVADWKSERGARARLALIAHADPLAAYAYRWFGGVASTQTIDRAFDWYWRHLRRLDQRFDMVVSASDSLSTRLREGGLQKVLTDPMGVEPGQFSPALRDRAVRREMLALCGLTEDAMLLIGVGRHAPEKRWPMVAQAVTMAGAQAPVGLVIVGGGSRQRPVIEAIDGNPHVRLLEPTTDRAALARMMASADALIHGCEAETFCFVAAEAIASGLPLIAPDRGGAADLARKSGGVLYWSSDAQAASEAILSVARSGPRQSAFVRTKTRPVRTMDDHFDALLSLYVGDQRRTGQVSCR; this comes from the coding sequence ATGAAGATTGTTGACGTCTGCGCCTTCTACACGCCCAGCGGAGGCGGTGTCCGAACCTATGTCGATCGCAAGCTCGTCGCCTTCGCGGACCGCGGGCACGAAATGGTGGTCGTCGCCCCTGGCGAGCGCGATGGCGAGGAACGTCGCGGGCCGAACGCGCGGATACGCTGGATCCGGTCGCCGCGGTTCCCCCTGGACCGGTCCTACCGCTATTTCTCCGATCGACCGGCGCTCCACCGCGTCCTCGACGAAGAAGATCCGGATCTCGTCGAAGTATCGTCGCCGTGGCGGAGCGCGTCGATGGTTGCGGACTGGAAGAGCGAACGCGGCGCCAGGGCTCGCCTCGCACTGATCGCGCATGCCGATCCGCTGGCGGCCTATGCCTATCGCTGGTTCGGTGGCGTTGCGTCGACGCAGACGATCGACCGCGCGTTCGACTGGTATTGGCGCCATCTGCGCCGCCTCGACCAGCGCTTCGACATGGTCGTCAGCGCGAGCGACAGCCTCAGCACTCGGTTGCGCGAGGGCGGCCTGCAAAAGGTCCTGACCGACCCGATGGGCGTCGAGCCCGGCCAGTTCTCGCCGGCACTGCGCGACAGGGCCGTGCGGCGCGAGATGCTGGCGCTGTGTGGGCTAACCGAAGACGCGATGCTGCTGATCGGCGTTGGACGCCATGCGCCGGAAAAGCGCTGGCCGATGGTGGCGCAGGCGGTCACCATGGCGGGGGCGCAAGCACCGGTAGGCCTCGTCATTGTCGGTGGCGGATCGCGCCAGCGTCCGGTGATCGAGGCTATCGACGGCAATCCGCACGTCCGGCTGCTGGAGCCGACCACCGATCGCGCGGCGCTCGCGCGGATGATGGCAAGTGCGGATGCGTTGATCCACGGGTGCGAGGCGGAAACCTTCTGCTTCGTCGCCGCCGAAGCGATCGCATCGGGCCTGCCGCTGATCGCGCCAGATCGCGGTGGCGCTGCCGACCTCGCGCGCAAATCCGGCGGCGTTCTGTATTGGTCGAGCGATGCACAGGCGGCGTCCGAGGCGATCCTCTCGGTCGCCCGCTCCGGTCCCCGCCAAAGCGCGTTCGTGCGGACCAAGACCCGTCCGGTGCGAACCATGGACGATCATTTCGATGCGCTACTGTCCCTATATGTCGGGGATCAGCGTCGGACGGGGCAGGTCTCATGCCGGTGA
- a CDS encoding DUF2334 domain-containing protein has protein sequence MAMALRPPSADRRLIVSIHDVSPAFAEPVERLAEMIGGILGGPRFAMLVVPDHWGAAPLDRTPAFARRLRQWADAGVEMFLHGWFHRDTSAHRGAAATMKARYMTAGEGEFLGLSADEAEYRMRAGREMVEQAIGGPVAGFIAPAWLYGPGAISALKACDFALAEDHFRVWRPATDAIVARGPVVTWASRSPARTASSLAVAATARAMPDWFPTLRVAVHPGDVTKESLMRSINRTIRSLAGRRTVSRYADLMPEGEGRHEDC, from the coding sequence ATGGCGATGGCCCTGCGCCCCCCTTCGGCCGACCGGCGCCTCATCGTGTCGATCCATGACGTTTCGCCAGCGTTTGCCGAGCCCGTCGAGCGGCTCGCCGAGATGATCGGCGGGATCCTTGGCGGTCCGCGTTTCGCGATGCTCGTCGTCCCCGATCACTGGGGTGCAGCGCCGCTCGACCGGACGCCGGCGTTCGCGCGCCGGTTGCGCCAATGGGCAGATGCAGGCGTCGAGATGTTCCTCCACGGCTGGTTCCACCGCGACACCAGCGCGCATCGCGGCGCGGCGGCGACGATGAAGGCGCGCTACATGACCGCGGGCGAGGGGGAGTTCCTGGGGCTCAGCGCAGACGAGGCCGAGTACCGGATGCGGGCCGGGCGCGAGATGGTCGAACAAGCAATCGGCGGGCCCGTCGCCGGCTTCATCGCGCCCGCCTGGCTCTATGGTCCGGGTGCGATATCGGCGTTGAAAGCGTGCGATTTCGCGCTCGCGGAGGACCATTTCCGGGTCTGGCGCCCGGCGACCGACGCGATCGTCGCGCGCGGCCCCGTCGTCACCTGGGCCAGCCGTTCCCCGGCGCGCACCGCCAGTTCGCTCGCGGTTGCCGCGACGGCTCGGGCCATGCCGGACTGGTTCCCGACGCTGCGAGTGGCGGTGCATCCCGGCGACGTCACGAAGGAGTCGTTGATGCGCAGTATCAATCGGACGATCCGGTCTCTGGCGGGACGCCGCACGGTGTCGCGCTACGCCGATCTGATGCCGGAAGGGGAGGGCCGCCATGAAGATTGTTGA
- a CDS encoding DUF2141 domain-containing protein has translation MIVALLALATTPIASTPALGTAAAQCRPHETGPAIVVTVEGLKDRAGKLRAEVYPAVEGEFLADDNVLVAQGKTFRRAVIAVPAAGPARLCLRVPAEGAYALSVVHARSGGHGFSLLHDGIGFAGNPRLGHSKPSAEAARIVAHAGITPTTVVMNYRSGLFSFAPLKR, from the coding sequence ATGATCGTCGCTCTTCTGGCGCTGGCCACCACGCCGATCGCCTCGACCCCTGCGCTAGGGACCGCAGCGGCGCAGTGCCGACCGCATGAGACGGGACCCGCGATCGTCGTGACCGTCGAAGGACTGAAGGATCGCGCGGGCAAACTGCGCGCCGAGGTCTATCCCGCGGTCGAGGGCGAGTTCCTGGCCGACGACAATGTGCTGGTGGCGCAGGGCAAGACGTTTCGCCGCGCGGTAATCGCGGTGCCGGCGGCCGGTCCGGCGCGGCTGTGCCTGCGCGTTCCGGCCGAGGGGGCGTACGCACTCAGCGTCGTCCATGCGCGCAGCGGCGGACATGGGTTCAGCCTGCTCCACGACGGAATCGGCTTTGCCGGCAACCCGCGGCTCGGTCACTCCAAGCCGAGTGCGGAGGCGGCGCGGATCGTCGCCCATGCCGGGATCACGCCGACGACCGTGGTGATGAACTACCGAAGCGGACTATTCTCGTTCGCGCCGCTCAAACGCTGA